The proteins below are encoded in one region of Brassica napus cultivar Da-Ae chromosome A6, Da-Ae, whole genome shotgun sequence:
- the LOC106351320 gene encoding probable 2-oxoglutarate-dependent dioxygenase AOP1, protein MGGNETQELPVINLSDKNLKPGTELWNSTRNSVREAMEHHGWFVAEYNSFPAELHKSVLEASKELLDLPPEVKVTNENHKAGHGYITMISDDQPVHEGLGIDQANDIQQCRQFSRLMWPDHHDNDRFCEIVNAYAKMQAELEQLVIRMLFESYNLERYTEKHIRGSRYLLRLLKYRRLPNGEPNRKFISHTDKSFISILHQNHITGLMLKSEKEDVWYPFIPSPTRFAVIAGDAIMAWSNDRIKSCYHKVEMESVEMRYSFGFFSFQEEMISTPEEMVDKDHPLAYKPFNHDGLLAFYETVDVHLKAHRTMTKVYCGIQQAHEP, encoded by the exons ATGGGTGGGAATGAAACTCAAGAGCTTCCGGTCATCAACCTCTCTGACAAGAACCTGAAACCGGGAACAGAGCTCTGGAACTCGACGAGAAACAGCGTCCGTGAAGCTATGGAACACCATGGTTGGTTCGTGGCCGAGTACAACAGCTTTCCAGCAGAACTCCACAAGTCAGTTCTAGAAGCTTCCAAGGAACTACTTGATCTTCCTCCCGAAGTTAAGGTAACGAACGAGAACCACAAGGCTGGACACGGCTACATAACCATGATCTCCGATGATCAGCCCGTTCATGAAGGTCTTGGTATTGACCAAGCCAACGATATCCAACAATGCCGCCAATTCTCCCGTCTCATGTGGCCTGATCATCATGACAATGACCGTTTCTG TGAAATTGTTAACGCATATGCGAAAATGCAAGCGGAGCTGGAGCAACTGGTGATAAGAATGCTCTTTGAAAGCTATAACCTAGAGAGGTATACAGAGAAACACATAAGAGGATCACGTTACCTTCTTCGGTTGCTGAAATACAGAAGACTCCCTAATGGAGAGCCCAACAGGAAGTTCATTTCTCATACGGACAAGAGCTTCATCTCCATCCTCCATCAGAACCACATCACTGGACTCATGTTGAAATCCGAGAAAGAGGACGTTTGGTATCCTTTTATCCCTTCACCAACCCGGTTTGCTGTTATAGCAGGCGACGCCATCATG GCGTGGAGCAACGACAGAATCAAATCGTGTTACCACAAGGTGGAGATGGAGAGCGTGGAAATGAGGTATTCATTTGGTTTCTTCTCGTTTCAAGAAGAGATGATATCGACACCAGAGGAGATGGTGGACAAGGACCATCCTTTAGCATACAAGCCCTTTAACCATGACGGACTTCTAGCTTTCTACGAAACGGTGGACGTTCATCTGAAGGCACACCGTACGATGACCAAAGTCTATTGCGGTATTCAACAAGCGCATGAACCATAA
- the LOC106351318 gene encoding gibberellin 3-beta-dioxygenase 1, with product MPTMLTDVFRGHPIHLPHSHQPDFTSLSELPDSYTWTPKDDPLLDAAPSPPAASENIPLIDLNHPDAANQIGSACRTWGAFQIANHGVPLELLQGIEFLTGSLFQLPVQRKLKAARSETGFSGYGVARISSFFNKQMWSEGFTITGSPLNDFRKLWPQHHLNNYCDIVEEYEEQMQKLASKLMWLSLTSLGVSEEDIKWASANPDLNWAQSALQLNHYPVCPEPDRAMGLAAHTDSTLLTILHQNNTAGLQVFRDDLGWVTVPPVPGSLVVNVGDLFHILSNGLFKSVLHRARVNQTRSRLSVAFLWGPQSDIKISPVPKLVSPVGSPLYRSVTWTEYLRTKATHFNEALSMIKNDIDE from the exons ATGCCTACAATGTTAACAGACGTCTTTAGAGGCCATCCCATTCACCTCCCACACTCTCACCAACCTGACTTCACATCCCTCAGTGAGCTCCCTGATTCTTACACATGGACCCCCAAAGACGATCCCCTCTTGGACGCCGCTCCTTCCCCTCCGGCCGCAAGTGAAAACATCCCTCTCATTGACCTGAACCATCCTGACGCGGCCAACCAAATCGGCAGCGCATGTAGAACTTGGGGTGCGTTCCAGATCGCGAACCACGGCGTGCCTTTGGAACTTCTCCAAGGCATTGAGTTTCTCACCGGTAGTCTTTTTCAGCTACCTGTCCAACGCAAGCTTAAGGCTGCTCGGTCGGAGACAGGCTTCTCTGGCTACGGCGTCGCTCGTATCTCATCTTTCTTCAATAAGCAAATGTGGTCGGAAGGTTTCACCATCACCGGCTCCCCTCTCAACGACTTCCGTAAACTTTGGCCCCAACATCACCTTAACAACTACTG CGACATCGTTGAAGAGTACGAGGAACAAATGCAAAAGTTGGCATCCAAGTTGATGTGGTTATCGCTAACTTCACTTGGCGTCAGCGAAGAAGACATTAAATGGGCCAGTGCTAATCCAGATTTAAACTGGGCCCAATCCGCCCTCCAGCTAAATCACTATCCGGTTTGTCCTGAACCGGACCGGGCCATGGGTCTAGCTGCCCATACCGACTCCACTCTCTTAACTATTCTCCATCAGAACAATACCGCTGGACTCCAAGTATTTCGTGATGATCTAGGTTGGGTCACCGTGCCACCGGTTCCAGGCTCCCTCGTGGTCAACGTCGGTGATCTCTTCCACATCTTATCGAATGGACTGTTTAAGAGCGTGCTACACCGCGCTCGGGTTAACCAAACCAGATCCCGGTTATCAGTAGCTTTCCTTTGGGGACCACAATCTGATATCAAGATATCACCCGTACCAAAACTGGTTAGTCCTGTTGGATCGCCTCTATACCGATCGGTCACATGGACAGAGTATCTTAGAACAAAAGCAACTCACTTCAATGAAGCTCTTTCAATGATTAAAAATGACATAGATGAATAA